The Amycolatopsis solani genome segment CTGGTGCTCGACGACGTGAAAACCGTGTCGGGCGACGAGATCCGGAGACCGGTCGCCACCGACCCCCGCGAAACGGCGTACGTCATCTACACCTCCGGCTCGACGGGACGGCCGAAGGGCGTCGCCGTGACCCACCACAGCGTCCTCGCCCTGTTCGACCAGTGGCTCGACCGCTTCGGCGCGACACCCGGCGAGGCGACGTCGGCGTGGTCGAGCATCGGCTTCGACGCCTCCGTGCACGAACTCCTGCTTCCCTTGACGACCGGGGCCGTGCTGCACGTCGTGCCCGAGGACGTCCGACCCGATCCCGCGGCGCTGATGGCGTGGCTGCGGGAACACCAAGTGGTGCAGGCGTTCCTGCCCCCGGCCTACGTCCGCTGGATCGACGAAGACCCAAAGCGGGTGGCCGGGCTCGCGCTGCGGCAGGTCCTCACCGGCGTCGAACCACTACCGGAAGCCGCACTCGCCCGGTTCGCCGCCGCCTTGCCCGGCCTGCGGATCTGCTTCGGCTACGGACCGACCGAGGCCACCCTGTACGCCACCGCGCACTTGGATCCGCAGCCGCTCGACCGCCCGGCCCCGATCGGGCGCCCACTGCCCGGATCACGGCTGTACCTGCTGGACGAGCGCTTGCGCCCGGTGCCGCCGGGCGTGGCCGGTGAAGTGTTCCTGGCCGGTGACTGCTTGGCACGCGGCTACCTGCACCGGCCGGACCTGACCGCCGAGCGGTTCGTGGCGGATCCGTTCGTGCCGGGCGAGCGCATGTACCGCACCGGTGACCTGGCGCGCTGGCTCCCCGGCGGCGAAGCCGAGTACGCCGGCCGCCGCGACGACCAGATCAAGCTGCGCGGCTTCCGCATCGAACCCGGCGAGGTGACGGCCGCGCTGCTGGCCGTCCCCGGCGTCCGGGAGGCCGCGGTGCTCGTGGACCGCGAAGGCGAACCCCGGCTCGTCGCCGGGATCGCGGGCGAAAGCCGGACTCCGCACGAGTGGCGGGCCGCGCTGGCCGACCGGCTGCCGGACTACATGATCCCGTCGGTGTTCGCCGAGTTCGAGCGGCTGCCGCTGAGCCGCAGCGGCAAGCTCGACCGCGACGCCGTGCTGGCGCACGCCCGCGCGAGCGCGCCCGCCGCCGTCAACACCGCCGCCCCGCGCGACCACGTCGAGCTGGCCCTGCTGCGGATCTGGCGGGACCTGCTGCTGCACCCCGCGATCGGCGTCTCCGACGACTTCTTCGACGTCGGCGGCACGTCGATCTCGGCGATCAAGCTGGCGCACGCGATCGGCGCCGAGTTCGGCCGCGAGCTGCCGATCCGCGACGTCATCGTGCACCCGACCATCGAAGCCCAAGCCGCGCTGCTGCGCGCGGACCGCCCGGCGGGCGGCGGCAGTCTCATCGAGTTCCGCCGCGGCGCCGGGCAGGCCCGCGTCGTCTGCGTGCACCCGGCGGGCGGCACGGCGTTCTGCTACCTGCCGCTCAGCGCCCTGCTGCCCGAGGACGCCGGCGTGCTCGGCATCCAGTCCCCCGGGCTCGATCCCGGCGAGGAGCCGCTGCCGAGCGTCGAGGCGATGGCCGAGGAGTACCTGCGGCTCGTCGACCCGAAACCCGGTGAAGCCTTGGTCCTTTGTGGACTCTCCTACGGCGGCCTCGTCGCCTACGAGATGGGGCGGCGGCTGGCCGAAAAGCAGCAGGTCAGCGTGGTCCTGCTCGACACGGCGGCCACCGACGACCCGGCCGCGAAGGCCGCGATCGAGCCCGTTCCGGCCGCCGAGTTCCGCGAGAAGCTGGTGCGGTTCAACGGGATGTACCCCGGGATCGAGGACGCGCAGATCGAGCGCTACCACCGCACGTACAACCACAACCGGCTGACCGCGCGCGAACACGACCCGGGCGA includes the following:
- a CDS encoding non-ribosomal peptide synthetase encodes the protein MRVSAPLSSGQQRLWTVSQLDGAGSAYNETMAFTLRGPLDREALQRAFDALADRHEALRTRIVVEDGRPVQIVEPAGHGFPCVITERPDEVAGPSEPFDLSRAPLARAQLLVESDERHVLVITVHHVVFDGWSRTLLLRELGLLYGATTALPPARPYREHAQAQQDWLAGDGPAPHEAYWRERLDGVTPVLELPADRPRPARQDFRGAQVPVALGPELTARVKAVAREHGVTLYSTILTCWFILLSRLSAQDDIVVGVPTANRGAGGEHPDTLGFFVNTLAVRAELGGAPTGAALLKQVRASLRGAIDHVELPFERVVELVNPPRSPAHTPLFQTMFAWVPTLHDVLELPGVAAEPLDVEHAPAKFDLALGLADEHDDVLGHLDYAVALFDRGTAERYVRYLVRLLDQLAARPEADVTDYELLDDAERREILTAWSTGPEPRRRPGGLVERFTAHADATPDAPALVCDDRTLSYGELDRRATRLANGLRRRGAKPGEVVAIRSGRSADLVVSVLGVLKTGAAYLPLDPAQPAARQAAMIEDARPVLVLDDVKTVSGDEIRRPVATDPRETAYVIYTSGSTGRPKGVAVTHHSVLALFDQWLDRFGATPGEATSAWSSIGFDASVHELLLPLTTGAVLHVVPEDVRPDPAALMAWLREHQVVQAFLPPAYVRWIDEDPKRVAGLALRQVLTGVEPLPEAALARFAAALPGLRICFGYGPTEATLYATAHLDPQPLDRPAPIGRPLPGSRLYLLDERLRPVPPGVAGEVFLAGDCLARGYLHRPDLTAERFVADPFVPGERMYRTGDLARWLPGGEAEYAGRRDDQIKLRGFRIEPGEVTAALLAVPGVREAAVLVDREGEPRLVAGIAGESRTPHEWRAALADRLPDYMIPSVFAEFERLPLSRSGKLDRDAVLAHARASAPAAVNTAAPRDHVELALLRIWRDLLLHPAIGVSDDFFDVGGTSISAIKLAHAIGAEFGRELPIRDVIVHPTIEAQAALLRADRPAGGGSLIEFRRGAGQARVVCVHPAGGTAFCYLPLSALLPEDAGVLGIQSPGLDPGEEPLPSVEAMAEEYLRLVDPKPGEALVLCGLSYGGLVAYEMGRRLAEKQQVSVVLLDTAATDDPAAKAAIEPVPAAEFREKLVRFNGMYPGIEDAQIERYHRTYNHNRLTAREHDPGESAARVVFVQAVGEDPVPGTVEFWRRRARGEFEVVPADCGHWDMLESDALPLVAKLISAELAAR